The proteins below are encoded in one region of Sulfitobacter sp. SK012:
- a CDS encoding RidA family protein, whose amino-acid sequence MAPKRINPENLYNSLTYGFSHATVSEPGQLLHISGQVAWDSEYNVVGGNDLGAQARQAYANLKAVLESQGLTPADLVRIRTYVVDHSPDKLEPVAAEMMAFYGDATPAANTWIGVQALALPDFLIEIEATAQMR is encoded by the coding sequence ATGGCCCCCAAACGCATAAATCCAGAAAACCTTTACAACAGTCTTACCTACGGATTTTCCCACGCCACAGTGAGCGAGCCAGGGCAATTGTTGCACATTTCAGGCCAAGTAGCATGGGACAGTGAGTACAACGTGGTTGGTGGAAATGACCTCGGTGCACAGGCACGGCAGGCATATGCCAATCTCAAAGCAGTGTTGGAAAGCCAAGGGCTGACCCCGGCTGATTTGGTGCGGATCAGGACTTATGTTGTGGACCATTCGCCCGACAAGCTTGAGCCAGTGGCCGCAGAAATGATGGCGTTTTACGGGGATGCGACCCCGGCTGCGAACACTTGGATCGGTGTGCAGGCGCTTGCTTTGCCAGATTTCCTGATCGAAATTGAGGCCACTGCACAGATGCGCTAG
- a CDS encoding 2-isopropylmalate synthase has translation MTDNTNPHAAGTQQDRVLIFDTTLRDGEQSPGATMTHAEKLEIAGLLDEMGVDIIEAGFPIASEGDFNAVSEIARNSKNSVICGLARAQIGDIDRCWDAVKHAARPRIHTFIGTSPLHRAIPNLDMDQMADRIFETVTHARNLCDNVQWSPMDATRTELDYLYRVVEIAIKAGATTINIPDTVGYTAPRESAELIRGLLENVPGADEIIFATHCHNDLGMATANSLAAVEAGARQVECTINGLGERAGNTALEEVVMALKVRNDIMPYRTEIDSTKLMNISRRVAAVSGFAVQFNKAIVGKNAFAHESGIHQDGMLKNAETFEIMRPEDVGLSETNIVMGKHSGRAALRSKLENLGFELGDNQLKDVFVRFKELADRKKEIYDDDLVALMRTATDPEADRIKLKSMRVICGTDGPQQANMVLDVDGTEQSTQQTGDGPVDASFNCIKALVPHSARLQLYQVHAVTEGTDAQATVSVRMEEDGRIVTGQSADTDTVVASVRAYIHALNRLLVRREKGGTDKREVSYKDVS, from the coding sequence ATGACTGACAACACCAATCCGCACGCCGCTGGTACACAACAAGACCGCGTCCTGATTTTTGACACTACTTTGCGCGATGGCGAGCAATCGCCGGGTGCGACAATGACCCACGCTGAAAAGCTGGAAATCGCCGGACTGCTGGATGAAATGGGCGTAGACATCATCGAAGCCGGGTTTCCGATCGCTTCCGAGGGTGATTTCAATGCCGTGTCCGAGATTGCGCGCAATTCAAAGAACTCAGTGATCTGCGGGCTGGCCCGCGCGCAGATCGGCGATATCGACCGTTGTTGGGACGCGGTAAAACATGCCGCCCGCCCACGCATTCACACGTTCATCGGGACCTCGCCGCTGCACCGCGCGATCCCGAACCTTGATATGGACCAGATGGCCGATCGGATCTTTGAAACCGTGACCCACGCGCGCAACCTGTGTGACAATGTACAATGGTCACCTATGGATGCCACGCGGACCGAGTTGGATTACCTTTACCGGGTCGTCGAAATCGCGATCAAAGCGGGTGCCACGACGATCAATATTCCCGACACCGTCGGCTATACTGCGCCACGCGAAAGCGCCGAACTGATCCGCGGCCTGCTGGAAAACGTGCCGGGCGCGGACGAGATCATCTTTGCCACGCATTGTCACAACGACCTCGGCATGGCGACAGCCAACAGCCTTGCCGCCGTTGAAGCTGGCGCGCGTCAGGTGGAGTGCACCATCAACGGTCTGGGCGAACGTGCGGGCAACACCGCGCTCGAAGAGGTCGTGATGGCCCTCAAGGTGCGTAATGACATTATGCCTTACCGGACCGAAATCGACAGCACCAAACTCATGAACATTTCGCGCCGCGTTGCAGCCGTCAGCGGTTTTGCAGTGCAGTTCAACAAAGCGATCGTTGGCAAGAACGCCTTTGCGCACGAAAGCGGCATCCACCAAGACGGCATGCTGAAAAACGCAGAGACGTTTGAGATCATGCGTCCCGAAGATGTGGGGCTGTCAGAGACCAACATCGTCATGGGCAAGCATTCGGGCCGCGCTGCCCTGCGCTCCAAGCTGGAGAACCTCGGGTTTGAGCTGGGGGATAATCAACTCAAGGACGTATTTGTACGCTTCAAAGAGCTGGCAGACCGCAAAAAAGAAATCTACGACGACGACTTGGTTGCGCTGATGCGCACGGCCACAGACCCCGAAGCAGACAGGATCAAACTTAAATCCATGCGTGTCATCTGCGGGACAGACGGGCCACAGCAGGCCAATATGGTCCTTGATGTAGACGGAACCGAACAGAGCACCCAGCAGACCGGCGACGGCCCTGTCGATGCATCGTTTAACTGCATCAAAGCGCTGGTGCCCCATTCCGCACGCCTGCAACTTTATCAGGTGCATGCGGTGACCGAAGGAACCGATGCACAGGCCACCGTGTCCGTACGTATGGAAGAAGACGGGCGCATTGTGACGGGCCAATCAGCGGATACCGATACGGTTGTGGCCTCGGTGCGCGCCTATATTCACGCGCTCAACCGTCTGTTGGTGCGCCGTGAAAAAGGCGGCACGGACAAGCGTGAGGTCAGCTACAAAGATGTGAGCTAA
- a CDS encoding cryptochrome/photolyase family protein: MVNRLILVLGDQLTPSLSALREADCKTDTVVMAEVASEAEYVRHHPKKIALIFAAMRKFAGQLKQDGWNVAYTRLDDPDNAGSIPGELLRRAAEFKAQTVLVTEPGEWRLIEALRDTPLDMHLLPDDRFLASHAEFEGWARDRKQLRMEYFYRDMRRKTGLLMEGDKPQGGKWNFDHDNRKPAKADLFAQGPLRFEPDPVVSEVLDLVEVQFGENFGDLRPFWFATTREQALAALNHFVTHSLPRFGDYQDAMLTEDPFLYHAVISPYLNIGLLTPLEVCEAAEAAFMRGDVPINAAEGFIRQIIGWREYMRGIYFLEGPSYVSRNALEHTRDLPGFFWGAKTKMACVTAAIDQTKKHAYAHHIQRLMVTGNFALLAGIDPHQVHEWYLEVYADAFEWVEAPNVVGMSQFADGGVIASKPYVSSGAYINRMSDHCKTCAYKVSQKTGEGACPFNLLYWDFLLRHRDRFANNARMGNMYRTWDRMKDDHKVQVLDDAKVLLARLDAGQAV, translated from the coding sequence TTGGTAAATCGGCTCATTTTAGTGCTGGGCGATCAATTGACGCCGTCTTTGAGCGCATTGCGCGAGGCCGATTGCAAAACCGATACGGTCGTAATGGCCGAAGTTGCCTCGGAAGCCGAATATGTTCGCCATCATCCAAAGAAGATCGCGCTGATCTTTGCGGCGATGCGCAAATTTGCAGGTCAACTGAAGCAGGACGGCTGGAACGTCGCGTACACCCGGCTCGATGATCCAGATAACGCGGGCTCCATCCCTGGTGAGCTGCTTAGGCGCGCTGCGGAATTTAAGGCGCAAACGGTACTGGTGACGGAGCCGGGCGAATGGCGACTTATTGAAGCGCTCAGGGATACGCCGCTTGATATGCATCTGTTGCCGGATGATCGGTTTCTTGCCAGCCACGCAGAGTTTGAGGGCTGGGCAAGAGACCGCAAGCAGCTGCGGATGGAGTATTTCTACCGTGACATGCGCCGCAAAACAGGGCTGTTGATGGAGGGCGATAAACCTCAGGGCGGCAAATGGAATTTTGACCACGACAACCGTAAGCCCGCAAAAGCGGATCTCTTTGCCCAAGGCCCGTTGCGGTTTGAGCCAGATCCGGTGGTGAGCGAGGTGCTGGACCTTGTGGAGGTACAGTTTGGTGAGAATTTTGGCGACTTGCGCCCGTTCTGGTTTGCTACCACGCGGGAACAAGCGCTTGCGGCGTTGAACCACTTCGTCACCCACAGCCTGCCGCGCTTTGGCGACTATCAGGACGCGATGCTGACAGAGGATCCGTTTCTGTATCATGCCGTGATTTCGCCCTACCTCAACATCGGTCTGCTAACCCCGCTTGAGGTTTGTGAAGCTGCTGAAGCCGCTTTTATGCGTGGCGATGTACCAATCAACGCGGCCGAAGGGTTCATCCGTCAGATCATCGGCTGGCGAGAATATATGCGCGGAATCTATTTCCTAGAAGGGCCGAGCTATGTTTCGCGCAACGCGTTGGAGCACACGCGTGATTTGCCCGGCTTTTTCTGGGGGGCAAAGACAAAGATGGCCTGTGTTACTGCCGCCATCGACCAGACCAAAAAACACGCCTACGCGCATCACATTCAGCGGTTGATGGTCACCGGAAATTTCGCTCTGCTCGCGGGGATCGACCCACACCAGGTGCATGAATGGTATCTCGAGGTGTATGCGGATGCGTTTGAATGGGTTGAAGCTCCCAACGTTGTTGGAATGAGCCAATTCGCGGATGGCGGCGTGATCGCATCCAAACCTTATGTGTCCTCGGGGGCCTACATCAATCGCATGTCGGATCACTGTAAAACCTGCGCTTACAAGGTCTCCCAGAAGACCGGAGAGGGCGCGTGCCCCTTTAATCTTCTGTATTGGGACTTCCTGCTTCGCCACCGCGATCGGTTCGCAAACAATGCGCGGATGGGCAATATGTACCGTACCTGGGACCGCATGAAAGACGACCACAAGGTGCAGGTTTTGGATGATGCCAAGGTGCTACTGGCCCGGCTCGACGCGGGTCAAGCCGTCTAG
- a CDS encoding SDR family NAD(P)-dependent oxidoreductase produces the protein MTQVLIIGSSGGIGRALASAAAARGCDVTGLSRSADGFDITDEASVEAHLSKLDGPFDTIILATGALEVNGAKPEKSIKAVTAQAMMDQFATNAIGPALVLRHAARLLTKDGRAVCAVLSARVGSIGDNRLGGWTSYRAAKAAVNQIVHTTAIELSRSHTHSICVALHPGTVATPFTQSYLGRHPSVPPQDAANNLLNVIDGLSPQDIGGFFDWAGKVIPW, from the coding sequence ATGACACAGGTTCTTATCATCGGCAGTTCGGGCGGCATTGGCCGCGCCTTGGCCTCTGCGGCAGCGGCGCGAGGGTGCGATGTAACGGGGCTTTCGCGCTCGGCTGACGGGTTCGACATCACAGATGAGGCGTCGGTTGAGGCACACCTAAGCAAACTTGATGGGCCGTTCGACACGATTATCTTGGCCACAGGGGCGCTGGAAGTGAATGGTGCCAAGCCTGAGAAATCTATCAAAGCTGTGACAGCGCAGGCGATGATGGACCAGTTTGCCACCAATGCCATTGGGCCGGCGCTTGTCCTGCGCCACGCAGCGCGCCTGTTAACGAAGGATGGGCGTGCGGTTTGCGCCGTGCTGTCGGCGCGCGTGGGATCAATCGGTGACAACCGCTTAGGTGGCTGGACCAGTTACCGCGCAGCCAAGGCGGCAGTAAATCAGATCGTGCACACCACCGCGATTGAACTTTCCCGCAGCCACACGCACAGCATTTGCGTGGCCTTACACCCCGGCACAGTTGCGACGCCTTTCACGCAAAGTTATCTGGGGCGACATCCTTCTGTTCCACCCCAGGATGCGGCGAATAACCTACTCAATGTGATCGACGGTCTGTCCCCGCAGGACATTGGTGGTTTCTTTGACTGGGCCGGCAAGGTGATCCCTTGGTAA